The following proteins are encoded in a genomic region of Molothrus aeneus isolate 106 chromosome 14, BPBGC_Maene_1.0, whole genome shotgun sequence:
- the TSPAN6 gene encoding tetraspanin-6 isoform X1 has translation MASPSRRLQTKPVITCLKSVLLTYTFVFWVSGIVLLAVGIWGRVSLAVYFSLLDEKATNVPFVLVGAGTVVVLLGTFGCFATCRGSTWMLKLYAMLLSLIFLIVLVAAIVGFVFRHEIKTSFESNLDLALKNYNVTADPHSEAVDTIQRTLHCCGVQNYSDWERTEYFSQRGIPPSCCKNPNDCSEEDLKDPNKAQLKVFVNGCFFLVTSTMESKMSVVAGISFGIACFQLIGIILSCCLSRYITNNQYEMV, from the exons ATGGCGTCCCCGTCGCGGCGGCTGCAGACCAAGCCGGTGATCACCTGCCTCAAGAGCGTCCTGCTCACCTACACCTTCGTCTTCTGG GTGTCGGGCATTGTGCTGCTGGCCGTGGGCATCTGGGGTAGGGTGAGCCTGGCCGTCTACTTCTCCCTGCTGGACGAGAAAGCCACCAATGTCCCGTTCGTGCTGGTGGGCGCTGGCACCGTCGTTGTCCTCCTGGGCACCTTCGGCTGCTTCGCCACCTGCCGCGGCAGCACCTGGATGCTCAAGCTG TATGCCATGCTCCTGTCCCTCATCTTCCTCATCGTCCTGGTGGCCGCCATCGTGGGGTTCGTCTTCAGGCACGAG ATAAAGACCAGCTTTGAGAGCAACCTGGACCTGGCCTTGAAGAACTACAACGTGACTGCAGATCCACACAGCGAGGCTGTGGACACCATCCAGAGAACG ctgcactgctgtggAGTGCAGAACTATTCTGACTGGGAGAGGACTGAGTACTTCAGCCAGAGGGGCATCCCCCCCAGCTGCTGCAAGAACCCGAACGACTGCTCGGAGGAAGATCTCAAAGACCCAAACAAGGCCCAGCTGAAAGTGTTTGTGAAC GGTTGTTTTTTCCTGGTAACGTCAACAATGGAGTCCAAGATGAGCGTTGTGGCCGGAATCTCCTTTGGCATCGCTTGTTTCCAG ttgATTGGCATcatcctgtcctgctgcctgtcccGGTACATCACCAACAATCAGTATGAGATGGTGTAG
- the TSPAN6 gene encoding tetraspanin-6 isoform X2, with protein MASPSRRLQTKPVITCLKSVLLTYTFVFWVSGIVLLAVGIWGRVSLAVYFSLLDEKATNVPFVLVGAGTVVVLLGTFGCFATCRGSTWMLKLIKTSFESNLDLALKNYNVTADPHSEAVDTIQRTLHCCGVQNYSDWERTEYFSQRGIPPSCCKNPNDCSEEDLKDPNKAQLKVFVNGCFFLVTSTMESKMSVVAGISFGIACFQLIGIILSCCLSRYITNNQYEMV; from the exons ATGGCGTCCCCGTCGCGGCGGCTGCAGACCAAGCCGGTGATCACCTGCCTCAAGAGCGTCCTGCTCACCTACACCTTCGTCTTCTGG GTGTCGGGCATTGTGCTGCTGGCCGTGGGCATCTGGGGTAGGGTGAGCCTGGCCGTCTACTTCTCCCTGCTGGACGAGAAAGCCACCAATGTCCCGTTCGTGCTGGTGGGCGCTGGCACCGTCGTTGTCCTCCTGGGCACCTTCGGCTGCTTCGCCACCTGCCGCGGCAGCACCTGGATGCTCAAGCTG ATAAAGACCAGCTTTGAGAGCAACCTGGACCTGGCCTTGAAGAACTACAACGTGACTGCAGATCCACACAGCGAGGCTGTGGACACCATCCAGAGAACG ctgcactgctgtggAGTGCAGAACTATTCTGACTGGGAGAGGACTGAGTACTTCAGCCAGAGGGGCATCCCCCCCAGCTGCTGCAAGAACCCGAACGACTGCTCGGAGGAAGATCTCAAAGACCCAAACAAGGCCCAGCTGAAAGTGTTTGTGAAC GGTTGTTTTTTCCTGGTAACGTCAACAATGGAGTCCAAGATGAGCGTTGTGGCCGGAATCTCCTTTGGCATCGCTTGTTTCCAG ttgATTGGCATcatcctgtcctgctgcctgtcccGGTACATCACCAACAATCAGTATGAGATGGTGTAG